The nucleotide window ACCCGCGCGCCGTCCTCCTCCACGAAGGGAATGTCGGCGCGGGTCGACGCCTGGTAGCGCTTGCGGCCGTTGATCCAGGCCGCATAGGGGCCGAGCGCCCGGGCCAGCGGCTCCACCTTGCGCAGGCCGCAGCAGGCATCCGGGTCATCCGCCCACAGGCCGTTTTCGGGATCGCGCGCGGCGAGCGCCGCCGGATCCGGGGAGAAGGTGAGGACCTGCGTCAGCCCGAGGCACGCAATAAGGGTGTCGCGATAGGCCAGCGTTTCCTCGAACAGGTGGCCGGTGTCGAGGAAGAGCACCGGCGTCGCCTTGTCCACCTGCGCGATCATGTGCAGCAGCACCGCCGATTCCGTTCCGAAGGACGAGACGGCGGCGATGTGGCCGGGAAAGGCGGCAAGCCCCGCCGCGATGATCTCCAGCGGCGCGGCCGACCTGAGCTTCGCATTGAGCGCCGCCGCGTCGAAGCCGGATCCTGCGCCAAGGGGGGCGCCGGTCGAGGGCTGGTCGAAAGGAGTGGCGGGGAGGCTGGCGCTGTGGCTGGCTGTCATGGGACTATCCCCCTGTGGCCGCCGGCGCGGTGCGAGCGTCGCGCACGGTGGGGCGATGGTCGCCCGTGGGCTGGTAGAAGACCGAATAGGTGGCAACCGCCTTGCCGAAGGCCTCCACGTCCGCCGCCTTCTCCAGAGCAAAGGCGTCGAAGCCGGCGCGCACCATCATCAGCACCTGGTCGCGCAGCACGTTGCCCACGGCGCGCAGCTCACCCTTGTAACCGTAGCGCTCCCGCAGCAGCCGTGCCTGGCTGTAGGCACGCCCGTCCCGGAACTTCGGGAAGGTCAGGGTGATCAGCGACAGCCGCGACAGGAAGGGCTGAAGCTCGGCCACATCCTTGTCGTTGGGCCAGGCAACGCCGATCTCGCCGTTGCGGGTGACCAGCGCCGGGCCGTCCGCCAGCAGGCGCGCGGCGGAGACGATCACCGGCCCGTCGGGCAGAGGATCGCCGTCGGCGACGGGGATGAAGGCATC belongs to Xanthobacter autotrophicus Py2 and includes:
- a CDS encoding phosphoadenosine phosphosulfate reductase (PFAM: phosphoadenosine phosphosulfate reductase~KEGG: nwi:Nwi_2761 phosphoadenosine phosphosulfate reductase) — translated: MTASHSASLPATPFDQPSTGAPLGAGSGFDAAALNAKLRSAAPLEIIAAGLAAFPGHIAAVSSFGTESAVLLHMIAQVDKATPVLFLDTGHLFEETLAYRDTLIACLGLTQVLTFSPDPAALAARDPENGLWADDPDACCGLRKVEPLARALGPYAAWINGRKRYQASTRADIPFVEEDGARVKFNPLAALGRDDLLAYMDAHALPRHPMEQFGFPSIGCMPCTSRVKPGEDPRAGRWRGKSKTECGIHIGDGK
- a CDS encoding conserved hypothetical protein (PFAM: conserved hypothetical protein~KEGG: rpe:RPE_1766 uncharacterised conserved protein UCP030820), which translates into the protein MPLVKNGALAADAFIPVADGDPLPDGPVIVSAARLLADGPALVTRNGEIGVAWPNDKDVAELQPFLSRLSLITLTFPKFRDGRAYSQARLLRERYGYKGELRAVGNVLRDQVLMMVRAGFDAFALEKAADVEAFGKAVATYSVFYQPTGDHRPTVRDARTAPAATGG